In Candidatus Bathyarchaeota archaeon, one genomic interval encodes:
- the lysS gene encoding lysine--tRNA ligase, translated as MDEIIGRGTWYDKIASEIVKREKELGRSLDNIRVESGVAASGIPHIGSLGEVTRNYAVSLALREQGQNSEFIVFSDNKDGLRSVPRGLPRSMEKYVGFPVTDVPDPFQCHGSYADHMVNLLLEALDKIGIEYRFMSAAEAYKGGLLNDEITLILEKAWRIGEIVKEETGQEKYMKVLPYFPVCASCGRIYTTVAYEFHPKERRVSYICEGMEVKGRWLEGCGYEGDAKYEKGEGKLSWKAGEFAARWRALKIRFEAYGKDLADSVAVNDRICREILGYEPPMHVQYELFLDKSGKKISKSVGNVLTPQVWFRYGSPQSLVLLTLKRFVGTRQISVTDIPRYMDELDQLEDLYFGRRKVEDQKESIKMRGLYWYCFLAKPPEKPSVHVPYNVLTCLARVAPKGSEKSFIIEKLRNYGYIREQFTQELETRINYALNWVQDFKEEPVISVDISPSEKKAVEELAKIIQEEDDAQKIQTAVFNVAKSNGIPPKRFFEILYLLLIGSPSGPRFGPYVLDIGKENAAKLLKSRLQEKS; from the coding sequence TTGGATGAGATAATAGGTCGCGGAACATGGTATGACAAGATAGCGTCTGAAATCGTTAAGAGGGAGAAAGAGCTCGGAAGAAGCTTGGACAACATCAGAGTGGAGAGTGGGGTTGCAGCCTCCGGCATTCCCCATATTGGGAGCCTAGGAGAGGTGACGCGAAACTATGCCGTTTCACTGGCACTCCGCGAGCAGGGTCAAAACTCTGAATTCATAGTTTTTTCAGACAATAAGGACGGTCTAAGAAGCGTCCCCCGCGGCCTTCCAAGATCAATGGAGAAATATGTAGGCTTCCCGGTGACCGACGTTCCGGATCCTTTCCAGTGTCATGGGAGCTATGCCGATCACATGGTTAACCTTCTCCTTGAAGCATTGGATAAGATTGGCATAGAGTACAGATTTATGTCCGCAGCTGAAGCCTATAAGGGAGGACTACTCAACGATGAAATAACCCTCATACTTGAAAAGGCTTGGAGAATAGGTGAAATCGTTAAAGAAGAGACTGGACAGGAAAAGTACATGAAGGTTTTGCCGTACTTTCCAGTCTGTGCATCCTGCGGCAGAATCTATACGACAGTAGCGTATGAGTTCCACCCTAAAGAGCGTCGGGTCTCCTACATCTGTGAGGGAATGGAGGTCAAAGGCAGGTGGCTTGAAGGATGCGGATATGAAGGCGACGCAAAGTACGAAAAGGGAGAGGGCAAGTTAAGCTGGAAGGCAGGCGAGTTTGCGGCCAGGTGGCGGGCATTAAAAATTAGATTTGAAGCCTACGGCAAGGATCTTGCTGACTCCGTCGCCGTCAATGATAGAATCTGCCGCGAAATACTTGGTTATGAGCCTCCAATGCACGTTCAATACGAGCTTTTCTTAGATAAGAGCGGTAAAAAAATATCGAAATCTGTGGGCAACGTATTAACTCCTCAAGTCTGGTTCAGGTACGGTTCACCCCAATCTCTAGTTCTCCTAACCCTGAAACGCTTTGTCGGAACTAGGCAGATTTCTGTAACAGACATACCCCGATACATGGACGAGCTCGATCAACTTGAAGATTTATACTTTGGAAGGAGGAAAGTGGAGGATCAAAAAGAAAGCATTAAGATGAGGGGCTTGTACTGGTACTGCTTCCTCGCCAAGCCGCCTGAAAAGCCTAGTGTGCATGTTCCATACAATGTTCTTACCTGCTTGGCAAGGGTTGCCCCGAAAGGTTCGGAAAAATCCTTCATTATTGAGAAACTGAGAAACTATGGATATATCAGAGAGCAATTCACACAGGAATTGGAAACTCGCATTAACTATGCGTTAAATTGGGTTCAGGATTTCAAAGAAGAACCAGTAATCTCTGTCGATATAAGCCCATCAGAGAAGAAGGCGGTCGAAGAGCTCGCCAAAATAATCCAAGAAGAGGATGACGCACAGAAAATTCAAACCGCCGTATTTAATGTAGCAAAGTCGAACGGTATCCCCCCTAAAAGGTTCTTTGAAATCCTCTATCTTCTTCTGATAGGTTCACCCTCAGGCCCAAGGTTTGGTCCATATGTGTTAGATATAGGTAAGGAAAACGCCGCCAAACTCTTAAAGAGCAGACTGCAAGAAAAGTCTTAG
- a CDS encoding DUF402 domain-containing protein, producing the protein MVSARVRGIYSTALTKLLLDNNFQISDPSDAIRRRFNLEPRKEMEADINIWDRLDRQGVNVTGASASIKEFVQILKSTLIDAVYRWEIPPIGGYPTDMPETFEPELSIHDKGSGLSGFAHLSVEFPSSSKRRMDSLRAEVTPTLDGHHFYKACGGRIAQLLETAEKMLEKNCPRDEVESLFAETVRKEFPNKGSLIRIEHVKIDGKIFDLGPARIIEINDKNGKITLQRSFSKTGIYDGLGVQKEPGDIGLTEIKMGDWSFVTKYFSSEQREKGAYININTPVEVYPGRIRYVDLEVDICVWPNGEFKVLDVDKFEEYIHAGYLCQRIKNTVEKEIEKVVTLIGQVFPN; encoded by the coding sequence ATGGTCTCTGCGAGGGTGAGAGGTATATACTCGACTGCCCTAACGAAGCTGCTGCTCGATAATAACTTTCAGATCTCGGACCCTTCTGATGCAATAAGGAGGCGATTTAATCTTGAACCGCGGAAAGAGATGGAAGCGGACATCAACATATGGGACAGACTTGATAGACAGGGAGTGAATGTTACAGGCGCATCAGCCTCAATCAAGGAATTTGTTCAAATTCTCAAATCAACGTTAATCGACGCGGTCTATAGATGGGAGATCCCGCCTATAGGAGGGTACCCCACAGATATGCCTGAGACCTTTGAACCTGAGCTCTCAATCCATGATAAAGGCTCAGGTCTTAGTGGCTTTGCACATTTGAGCGTAGAATTTCCATCATCTTCGAAAAGAAGGATGGATAGTTTAAGAGCCGAAGTCACACCGACACTGGACGGCCACCACTTTTACAAGGCCTGTGGAGGGAGAATAGCCCAGCTGCTTGAGACCGCGGAAAAAATGTTGGAGAAAAATTGTCCAAGAGATGAAGTTGAGTCGCTCTTCGCGGAGACCGTGAGAAAGGAGTTTCCAAATAAGGGATCCCTTATCAGAATAGAGCACGTCAAGATCGACGGAAAAATATTCGATCTCGGCCCGGCTAGAATAATCGAGATTAATGATAAAAATGGCAAGATCACCCTTCAAAGATCATTTTCAAAGACAGGCATATATGACGGTCTTGGAGTTCAAAAGGAGCCGGGGGACATAGGTCTAACAGAAATCAAGATGGGAGATTGGTCATTTGTAACAAAATATTTTTCAAGTGAACAGAGAGAGAAGGGCGCATATATCAATATCAACACACCCGTAGAGGTTTATCCTGGAAGAATCAGGTATGTGGATCTTGAAGTGGATATTTGCGTCTGGCCGAATGGAGAATTCAAAGTATTAGACGTCGACAAATTCGAGGAGTACATCCATGCAGGCTATCTTTGTCAGAGAATTAAGAATACCGTTGAGAAAGAGATAGAGAAGGTTGTTACCTTGATAGGTCAAGTCTTTCCAAATTAA
- a CDS encoding 3'-phosphoesterase, whose protein sequence is MREYREKRDFQRTSEPMGEIRERGEGKKIYVIQRHQATHLHYDLRLEREGVLKSWAVPKEPPTEKGVKRLAVEVEDHPIDYADFEGVIPEGEYGAGTVEIWDKGFYEEEKWSDNEIVVNIYGQKLRGRYCLIRFKGQEKGWLFFKG, encoded by the coding sequence TTGCGGGAATATAGAGAAAAACGAGACTTCCAAAGGACAAGTGAGCCTATGGGCGAGATTAGGGAGAGAGGTGAAGGCAAAAAAATCTATGTTATACAGAGACATCAGGCAACACATTTACATTATGATCTCAGGCTTGAGAGGGAGGGGGTTCTTAAAAGTTGGGCTGTTCCAAAGGAGCCGCCGACTGAAAAGGGTGTAAAAAGGTTAGCGGTTGAAGTTGAGGATCATCCGATTGATTATGCCGATTTTGAGGGAGTGATTCCTGAAGGGGAGTATGGAGCCGGAACGGTTGAGATATGGGATAAAGGCTTCTATGAGGAAGAAAAGTGGAGCGATAATGAAATCGTCGTAAATATTTATGGGCAAAAATTAAGGGGGAGGTACTGCCTTATAAGGTTTAAGGGACAGGAAAAAGGCTGGCTATTCTTTAAGGGATAG
- a CDS encoding THUMP domain-containing protein, whose amino-acid sequence MALDEFNLLVSTPRGLESDACSEIWFLLRELGDEDPLVERSEVAGLVVAKTALDSFKVIENLRKRLRDRPQDFRYTLRFIPIEIVVRTDLDQIRRACSRLVEKIGPTETFRVTVEKRHTDLQSGEIIRAAAEVIDRKVDLENPQKILLIEILGRLTGVSVIVPEDILSVSKERVSSQSR is encoded by the coding sequence ATGGCGCTCGATGAATTCAATCTTTTGGTTTCGACGCCGAGAGGACTGGAAAGCGATGCGTGTAGCGAGATCTGGTTTCTTCTGAGGGAGCTAGGCGATGAGGATCCTTTAGTCGAAAGAAGCGAGGTGGCGGGGCTTGTTGTTGCAAAGACAGCGTTGGACTCATTCAAAGTGATTGAGAACCTGAGGAAGAGACTTAGGGATAGGCCTCAAGATTTCCGTTACACGCTTAGATTTATACCCATAGAAATTGTGGTTCGAACAGATCTGGATCAGATCAGAAGGGCATGCTCACGGCTCGTTGAAAAGATAGGTCCAACCGAAACTTTTCGTGTAACAGTTGAGAAGAGGCACACTGATCTTCAGTCTGGAGAAATAATAAGAGCGGCCGCTGAAGTTATAGACCGGAAAGTCGACCTCGAAAATCCGCAGAAAATCCTCCTAATAGAAATACTGGGCCGGCTGACAGGGGTTTCGGTAATAGTCCCAGAAGATATTCTCTCAGTCTCGAAGGAGAGGGTCTCATCGCAGAGCCGCTAA
- the rtcA gene encoding RNA 3'-terminal phosphate cyclase — translation MLEIDGSQKSGSGTILRLSIALSSILGQPLHIRNIRKKRDPPGLRPQHLEAVLTAAKLCDAKVEGATLGSEELWFEPGSIRGGKITAEIGTAGSIPMLIMTVLPMCMFAQNPVSLHICKGGTDVRNSPTINYLKYIVFPMLDRMGLKASLDILKYGYYPRGMGEVILNVYPKKKLSPIHLEEFGEARCVEGISVCTYLADRRVAERQAKEAQRLLAARNYDASIQILNDFSNPLQKGSSIVLWMRTDRDALLGADAIGEIGKSSEEVAREAVANLIAEADAKATVDIHLGDILIPYIAFTEESSYKVRSITDHLETNVWLTSMILGVDFRIEKEDGLFRVVKI, via the coding sequence ATGTTGGAGATAGATGGAAGTCAAAAAAGCGGAAGTGGAACTATTCTTCGCCTATCAATCGCCTTATCAAGCATACTTGGACAACCGCTCCACATACGTAATATCCGAAAGAAAAGAGACCCTCCTGGACTGAGACCTCAACACCTGGAGGCGGTCCTTACAGCCGCAAAACTATGCGATGCCAAAGTTGAGGGGGCAACCCTAGGTTCAGAAGAACTATGGTTTGAACCTGGTTCAATTAGAGGCGGAAAAATTACTGCTGAAATAGGAACAGCGGGAAGTATTCCCATGCTAATAATGACCGTTCTCCCAATGTGCATGTTCGCGCAGAATCCAGTAAGCTTGCATATTTGCAAAGGGGGCACGGATGTTAGAAACTCTCCAACCATCAATTATTTGAAGTATATCGTTTTTCCAATGTTAGACCGTATGGGATTAAAGGCCTCGTTAGACATACTTAAATATGGTTATTATCCAAGAGGGATGGGAGAAGTCATCTTAAACGTATACCCTAAAAAGAAACTTAGCCCAATACATTTAGAAGAATTTGGAGAAGCCAGATGTGTAGAGGGAATATCGGTCTGCACTTACTTGGCTGACAGAAGAGTTGCAGAACGGCAGGCCAAGGAGGCACAAAGGCTTCTAGCCGCCAGAAATTACGACGCAAGCATACAGATACTAAATGATTTTTCGAACCCTCTTCAGAAAGGAAGTTCAATAGTCCTTTGGATGCGGACAGATCGTGACGCTTTACTAGGAGCAGATGCCATTGGGGAGATAGGAAAGTCAAGCGAAGAAGTCGCTCGCGAGGCGGTCGCAAACTTGATTGCGGAGGCCGACGCCAAGGCTACTGTAGACATTCACCTCGGCGACATCCTTATACCATACATAGCATTCACAGAGGAATCCTCATATAAGGTTAGGTCAATCACAGATCATCTGGAGACAAACGTTTGGTTAACTTCGATGATTCTAGGAGTCGATTTTAGGATTGAGAAGGAAGATGGGCTGTTCAGGGTTGTAAAGATCTGA
- a CDS encoding 30S ribosomal protein S26e, which yields MPNKRKSRGRSKGQKGRSSVVQCSGCGELVPRDKAKKTTRRLSFVDPILSKELRQKGAYLPTYATTQYYCVSCAVHRGIVKVRAKELRKSTR from the coding sequence ATGCCTAACAAGCGGAAGAGTAGGGGGCGCTCAAAGGGGCAGAAGGGGAGAAGTAGTGTTGTTCAGTGTAGCGGCTGCGGAGAGCTTGTTCCCAGGGATAAGGCTAAGAAGACGACACGTAGACTCTCATTCGTTGATCCTATTCTCTCTAAGGAACTTAGGCAGAAAGGAGCATATTTGCCAACTTACGCTACGACACAATACTACTGTGTCTCCTGCGCAGTCCACCGTGGGATTGTTAAGGTTAGGGCTAAAGAGCTGAGAAAAAGCACCCGCTAA
- the tpiA gene encoding triose-phosphate isomerase, translating to MEKVRTPIAIINFKTYIEGTGKRAIELAKMAERVSLETGVCFAVAPQHVDIFSVARNVDIPVFAQHIDPMPPGSYTGHILPEAVKEAGAIGTLINHSERRLKLADIDEAVTRARQAGLASTVCTNNARVSVSAAALEPDMIAVEPPELIGTGIPVSKAKPEVVTSTVESVRRVNSKVIILCGAGITNGEDVAAALRLGTEGILVASGVVKSKDPYKVMLEFAEAMTGKK from the coding sequence TTGGAGAAGGTTAGAACCCCTATAGCCATCATAAACTTCAAGACCTATATAGAGGGTACAGGAAAAAGAGCGATCGAGCTTGCTAAGATGGCTGAAAGAGTAAGCCTAGAAACTGGCGTCTGCTTCGCTGTGGCACCGCAGCATGTGGACATATTTAGTGTAGCCAGAAATGTTGATATCCCAGTCTTCGCTCAGCACATTGACCCAATGCCTCCAGGAAGCTATACCGGCCACATTTTACCTGAAGCCGTTAAGGAGGCAGGTGCAATAGGCACATTAATAAATCATTCCGAGCGGAGACTTAAGCTGGCGGACATCGACGAGGCAGTAACAAGAGCGAGGCAAGCTGGTCTGGCATCAACTGTATGCACGAATAATGCTCGTGTAAGCGTTTCCGCAGCGGCCCTAGAGCCGGACATGATTGCCGTTGAACCGCCTGAGCTCATCGGGACAGGCATACCTGTTTCGAAGGCGAAACCGGAAGTCGTGACTAGCACAGTTGAATCTGTGAGAAGAGTTAATTCGAAGGTTATCATTTTATGCGGAGCTGGCATAACCAATGGGGAGGATGTAGCCGCGGCTTTAAGGCTTGGAACAGAGGGGATACTGGTCGCAAGCGGCGTGGTCAAATCAAAAGACCCATATAAAGTCATGCTTGAATTCGCTGAAGCCATGACCGGTAAAAAATAG
- the cgi121 gene encoding KEOPS complex subunit Cgi121, whose translation MEEAKFSDWHILIEGFKNVNVSDPNALFNQVSKNSKECYVQFFNADLIAGADHLRFAFLNALRNIETGRRISKNISVETLVFASAQRQISRAIEILGVTKETSRVAVMVISKSRERALETLGLLSKLLGGERSGSVIELTEDKYDNIKKIFNISDDEIQSALRTTKEEALKNLIIEHIAILAALR comes from the coding sequence TTGGAGGAAGCGAAATTCTCTGATTGGCACATTCTAATCGAGGGCTTCAAGAACGTTAATGTAAGCGACCCAAACGCATTATTTAACCAGGTAAGCAAGAATTCGAAAGAATGCTACGTACAATTTTTTAATGCTGACTTAATCGCAGGAGCGGATCATCTGCGCTTTGCATTCTTAAACGCATTAAGAAACATTGAGACGGGAAGAAGAATTTCGAAGAACATTTCAGTTGAGACTCTTGTATTTGCCTCTGCTCAGCGGCAGATAAGCCGCGCAATAGAAATTTTGGGCGTCACAAAAGAAACTTCACGGGTCGCTGTCATGGTAATCTCAAAAAGCCGTGAAAGGGCATTGGAAACCCTTGGCCTCCTATCGAAATTACTAGGTGGCGAAAGATCTGGAAGCGTAATCGAATTGACAGAAGACAAATACGACAACATTAAGAAGATTTTCAACATAAGCGACGATGAGATTCAGTCCGCCTTGAGGACAACAAAAGAAGAGGCGCTGAAAAATTTGATTATAGAGCACATCGCTATATTAGCGGCTCTGCGATGA
- a CDS encoding ribosome biogenesis/translation initiation ATPase RLI — MRIAIIDRDKCKPQRCNHVCHSFCPMVRSRIEAVRIEDGKPLISETLCTGCGICVKKCPFKAITIVNLPDELKGEVTHCFGPNAFKLFRLPTPLPGQVVGLLGQNGIGKSTAIRILSGELKLNLGNPEAAPSWEEIIQYFRGSVLQNYFQKMSNGGVRVVHKPQYVDKIPRVVGGKVSDLLERIDERDVLSEISKRLQLDVIWDRPIDVLSGGELQRVAIAAAICREADIYLFDEPSSYLDVKQRLEAAKAIRSLKEENKMIVVAEHDLAVLDYLSDYVCLFYGKPGAYGIVSNIHGVRIGINIYLDGFIPDENILFRKEPIRFRVKPPSSSVSAGGILLKWGRMRKIYEGFVLEVEPGEARQGEVIGILGPNGIGKTTFVKLLAGLEKPNLGTSPLENKLSVSYKPQYISSDYEGTVEDLMRDIAKEEFNTSWFQTEILQPLNIGFLLDHSVKELSGGELQRVAIGVCLSRKADLYLLDEPSAYLDVEERLAMARTVRRIVEDRNVTAFVVEHDVVAQDFLADRLMIFKGEPGVKGIAESPTTMLDGMNRFLRDMDITFRRDPSTKRPRVNKEGSKLDRHQKSIGQYYYSS, encoded by the coding sequence TTGAGAATCGCGATAATTGACAGGGATAAGTGTAAACCGCAACGCTGTAATCATGTTTGCCATAGTTTTTGCCCAATGGTGAGAAGCAGGATTGAAGCAGTACGCATCGAGGATGGAAAGCCCTTAATCTCCGAGACTCTCTGCACTGGATGCGGCATCTGCGTTAAGAAATGCCCATTCAAAGCCATCACCATAGTTAATCTCCCTGATGAACTAAAAGGTGAAGTCACGCATTGCTTCGGACCAAACGCCTTCAAACTTTTTCGTCTGCCCACACCATTACCAGGTCAAGTCGTCGGGTTGCTTGGACAGAACGGAATTGGAAAATCGACAGCGATCAGGATACTTTCCGGCGAACTGAAACTCAATCTAGGCAATCCAGAAGCAGCGCCCAGCTGGGAGGAGATAATCCAGTATTTTCGAGGCTCAGTCCTGCAAAATTACTTTCAAAAGATGAGTAATGGAGGAGTAAGGGTTGTTCACAAACCCCAATATGTCGATAAAATACCAAGGGTTGTTGGCGGAAAAGTCTCCGACCTACTAGAGAGAATAGATGAGAGAGACGTGCTTTCAGAGATCTCAAAGAGACTTCAGCTGGACGTGATATGGGATAGGCCGATCGATGTTTTAAGCGGGGGCGAGTTACAGAGAGTTGCAATCGCAGCAGCCATCTGCAGAGAGGCGGACATATACCTCTTCGATGAACCATCAAGCTATCTGGACGTGAAACAGAGGCTTGAGGCGGCGAAGGCGATCAGGAGCCTTAAAGAAGAGAATAAGATGATCGTCGTAGCTGAGCATGATCTAGCCGTCCTAGACTATCTTTCAGATTATGTCTGCCTATTCTATGGGAAACCCGGGGCCTACGGCATAGTCTCTAACATCCACGGAGTGAGAATTGGAATCAACATTTATCTTGACGGATTCATTCCAGATGAAAACATCCTCTTTAGGAAAGAGCCTATACGATTCAGGGTTAAGCCTCCCTCATCATCTGTTTCCGCGGGCGGCATCCTATTAAAATGGGGGAGGATGCGAAAGATCTATGAAGGATTTGTATTGGAGGTTGAGCCTGGAGAGGCTAGGCAAGGAGAGGTTATCGGAATCCTTGGGCCAAATGGAATTGGAAAGACAACTTTTGTTAAGCTTCTGGCTGGACTGGAGAAGCCTAACTTAGGCACGTCCCCGTTGGAGAATAAATTGAGCGTGAGCTATAAGCCCCAATATATCTCCTCCGACTATGAGGGGACGGTTGAAGATTTGATGAGGGATATTGCGAAAGAGGAGTTCAACACGAGCTGGTTCCAGACGGAGATCTTGCAACCACTCAACATTGGTTTCCTGCTGGATCATTCTGTGAAGGAGCTGAGCGGCGGGGAACTGCAGAGGGTAGCCATAGGCGTATGCCTTTCGCGAAAGGCAGACTTGTACTTGCTGGATGAGCCTAGCGCGTATCTAGACGTTGAAGAGAGATTAGCGATGGCGAGAACTGTTAGAAGGATAGTGGAAGATAGAAACGTCACAGCATTCGTCGTCGAGCACGACGTGGTTGCACAGGACTTCCTCGCGGACCGCCTAATGATATTTAAGGGTGAACCTGGGGTTAAGGGGATAGCCGAATCGCCCACTACTATGCTTGACGGAATGAATAGATTCCTAAGGGATATGGACATAACTTTCCGCAGAGATCCCTCCACAAAACGGCCTAGAGTTAACAAGGAAGGCTCAAAACTTGATAGGCACCAAAAAAGTATTGGTCAATACTATTATTCCAGCTGA
- a CDS encoding phosphoribosyltransferase, whose translation MRLAFEFEVPSWDQIYDMLLGLADKIKQDRYRPDIIVGISRGGWPPARIMSDLLGNPELANVKVEFYEGVGKTREVPVITQPISVPVKESRVLLMDDVADTGRSLKLVKERAVKCGAREVRTATIYYKPWSIIKPDYYMMETRKWIVFPWERKETVKQLLRECREKCLPIDVLKQELLKGGMKPELLERLLRDVIEEEQFGGSEIL comes from the coding sequence TTGAGGTTAGCCTTCGAGTTCGAGGTGCCAAGCTGGGACCAAATATATGATATGCTTCTTGGCCTGGCTGACAAGATAAAGCAGGATCGTTACCGCCCAGATATAATTGTCGGCATCTCAAGGGGAGGCTGGCCGCCTGCGAGAATAATGTCTGATCTTCTTGGCAATCCCGAACTGGCCAATGTCAAGGTTGAGTTTTATGAGGGAGTAGGTAAGACGAGAGAGGTGCCTGTGATAACGCAGCCTATCTCCGTTCCAGTGAAAGAGTCCCGCGTTCTCTTGATGGATGATGTTGCTGATACTGGAAGGAGCCTTAAACTTGTGAAGGAACGTGCTGTTAAGTGCGGCGCAAGAGAGGTTAGAACAGCGACAATTTACTACAAACCTTGGAGCATAATTAAACCCGACTACTACATGATGGAAACGAGAAAATGGATTGTCTTTCCATGGGAGAGAAAAGAGACGGTGAAGCAACTTTTAAGGGAATGTAGAGAAAAATGTCTTCCAATCGATGTGCTTAAGCAGGAGCTCCTAAAAGGGGGCATGAAGCCCGAGCTGCTGGAACGCCTCCTAAGGGATGTGATCGAGGAGGAGCAATTTGGAGGAAGCGAAATTCTCTGA
- a CDS encoding carbohydrate kinase family protein, with the protein MFDIVTVGNFSIDHIFLPQNWRARRRLGGSATYVSLAAKNLGSNVSVVSKVGEDFPQRYIQWLKRRGIDLSSLQIIKGDSTTRYLLCYSETGMRRLILKCKGPVIRDEEIESVSEARALHIAPIAGEISSTALRRVVGRGMIVSVDPQGFLRSFMQGGEVYLEGRFGYEAFRGADIIKASEDEAEAITGTTDLQKSIDILSDADVRIIMVTRGVSGSILRLYDRTYLVPAAEPRKVVDTTGSGDVFIGAFLAEYVRGEDILWCASVASAAASFIIEKVGPSGFGSKKRIYERATTVHDKIELL; encoded by the coding sequence ATGTTCGATATAGTTACCGTCGGAAATTTCTCCATAGACCATATATTTTTGCCGCAGAATTGGCGGGCGCGACGCAGACTAGGAGGCTCCGCCACGTATGTCTCACTCGCAGCCAAGAACTTAGGCTCAAATGTCTCAGTGGTTTCTAAGGTAGGAGAGGATTTCCCTCAGCGGTATATTCAATGGTTGAAGAGGCGTGGCATTGACCTATCGAGTCTCCAGATAATAAAGGGGGATTCGACTACTAGATATCTACTCTGCTACAGCGAAACTGGCATGAGAAGACTAATCCTTAAATGTAAAGGTCCCGTCATAAGAGATGAGGAAATAGAGTCAGTTTCTGAAGCAAGAGCCCTTCACATTGCGCCCATAGCCGGTGAAATATCGTCTACAGCGCTGCGTAGAGTTGTGGGCAGGGGCATGATTGTCTCTGTTGATCCGCAGGGCTTTCTACGCAGCTTCATGCAAGGAGGCGAGGTATATCTTGAGGGCCGCTTCGGATATGAAGCCTTTAGAGGGGCGGACATAATTAAGGCATCTGAGGATGAAGCCGAAGCGATCACAGGAACAACGGATTTGCAGAAGTCAATAGATATACTCTCCGATGCCGATGTGAGAATTATCATGGTTACTAGAGGAGTAAGCGGCTCGATCCTGAGGTTATATGACAGAACATATCTGGTTCCAGCGGCGGAGCCTAGAAAAGTCGTTGACACTACGGGCTCTGGCGATGTTTTCATAGGAGCCTTCTTGGCTGAGTATGTTCGAGGAGAAGATATACTCTGGTGTGCATCAGTTGCATCCGCTGCCGCTTCGTTCATAATCGAAAAGGTCGGTCCGT
- a CDS encoding CDP-alcohol phosphatidyltransferase family protein, which yields MLTRLKKTFESLIKSEAEIAHRLHLKPNHISLIGFSLGILAGISYWFAGASRLNPSLYAASLLLAAGFLLLSGFCDALDGALARLYGEESVTGGFLDSLLDRYVEASLISGIILGGLCDVLWGLLALVGSMLTSYTRARSEAAGLPMEKIGIFERAERLLAILAGTFIGIGFPEALNYVIIGLAFLTNLTVLQRLHYFFRSAKRRGQTIRMKVEV from the coding sequence TTGCTTACGAGACTAAAGAAAACCTTCGAATCGTTGATTAAGAGTGAGGCTGAGATAGCGCATAGGTTACATTTGAAGCCGAATCACATAAGCCTCATAGGCTTTTCGCTTGGAATTCTAGCGGGCATCTCATACTGGTTTGCCGGAGCAAGCAGGTTAAATCCCAGCCTATATGCGGCCAGTCTCCTATTGGCTGCCGGGTTTCTGCTTCTATCAGGTTTCTGCGATGCATTGGACGGTGCATTGGCTAGGCTGTACGGTGAAGAATCGGTAACCGGAGGTTTCCTAGATTCTCTCCTTGATCGATATGTTGAAGCCTCGCTAATCTCAGGCATAATACTGGGCGGATTATGCGATGTACTTTGGGGGTTACTTGCATTGGTAGGCTCGATGCTGACGAGCTATACGCGAGCAAGATCAGAGGCTGCAGGTCTACCTATGGAGAAAATAGGCATCTTTGAAAGGGCTGAAAGGCTTCTTGCCATATTAGCCGGAACATTTATTGGCATCGGATTTCCTGAGGCGCTAAACTATGTAATTATAGGATTGGCATTCCTGACAAACCTAACAGTTCTTCAGCGGTTACATTACTTTTTTAGAAGCGCGAAGAGAAGGGGTCAGACAATAAGAATGAAAGTCGAGGTTTAG